The proteins below come from a single Cupriavidus sp. P-10 genomic window:
- a CDS encoding vWA domain-containing protein, with protein MHARIVKQRAALVLSQPFFGALALRLALVEDPACQSLWVDGVRLGYNPAYVASLDDLELRGVLAHEVLHVANGHCWRMGARDQERWNRACDYAVNPLVLNAQFKLPQGVLLDGRYLGKSAEEIYAMLRQEESSQQPDAEAGSGSGTEPSPQASGQQPAPPSTGCGEVRQYTGADRPAVEGEWRVAVNQAAKAAKMRGALPGDLEHLVEAALRPSVDWRAVLHRFAAQAARSDYSWKVPNRRYAHLGLYLPSLYSEAVGDAVFVRDSSGSVFDETQRQFAAEIIAVHQHLQPARLIVIDCDTRVTQVQIFERDEVVDLRPLKGGGGTSFKPPFVWLEQEGIEPAFLVYLTDLYGPFPAAAPAYPALWASVTPLDRIAAPPFGECVEVIV; from the coding sequence ATGCATGCGCGAATCGTGAAGCAACGCGCGGCGCTGGTGCTATCGCAACCGTTCTTCGGTGCGCTGGCCCTGCGTCTGGCCCTCGTTGAGGATCCTGCCTGCCAGAGCCTGTGGGTCGATGGCGTGCGCCTGGGCTACAACCCAGCGTATGTCGCGTCCCTGGATGACCTCGAGCTGCGGGGCGTCCTCGCGCACGAAGTGCTCCACGTGGCCAATGGCCATTGTTGGCGCATGGGGGCGCGGGATCAGGAGCGGTGGAACCGCGCGTGTGACTACGCGGTGAACCCGCTGGTGCTCAACGCCCAGTTCAAGCTGCCTCAGGGCGTCTTGCTGGATGGGCGATACCTGGGCAAGTCGGCGGAGGAAATCTACGCGATGCTGCGACAGGAAGAATCGTCGCAGCAGCCGGATGCCGAGGCTGGCAGCGGCTCGGGAACTGAACCGTCACCGCAAGCCAGTGGCCAGCAGCCAGCACCACCGTCGACAGGATGTGGCGAGGTGCGGCAATACACGGGCGCCGACCGGCCGGCGGTAGAGGGCGAATGGCGCGTAGCTGTGAATCAGGCTGCGAAAGCGGCCAAGATGCGCGGCGCGTTGCCTGGCGACCTTGAGCACCTGGTGGAAGCCGCGCTACGTCCGTCCGTCGATTGGCGAGCGGTGCTGCACCGCTTCGCCGCCCAGGCGGCCAGGTCAGACTACAGCTGGAAGGTGCCCAACCGTCGCTATGCGCATCTGGGTCTCTACCTGCCGTCGTTGTACTCGGAAGCGGTCGGAGACGCGGTGTTCGTCAGAGACTCCAGCGGCTCGGTGTTTGACGAGACGCAGCGGCAGTTTGCGGCGGAGATTATTGCGGTGCACCAACACCTGCAGCCGGCCCGGCTCATCGTTATCGATTGCGATACGCGGGTCACGCAGGTCCAGATCTTCGAGCGTGACGAGGTGGTTGATCTCCGGCCGTTGAAGGGCGGCGGGGGGACCAGCTTTAAGCCGCCATTCGTATGGCTGGAGCAGGAGGGCATCGAGCCCGCTTTCCTTGTCTACCTCACCGACCTGTACGGTCCATTCCCTGCCGCGGCGCCTGCCTATCCAGCCCTCTGGGCTTCAGTCACGCCGTTGGATCGCATCGCCGCACCACCTTTCGGTGAATGCGTAGAGGTCATCGTTTGA
- a CDS encoding bactofilin family protein, whose protein sequence is MTQQRTFSLIQAGLSIHGHVACDHGVSCFGLVDGDLRSSRGLVHIGAEGLIRGTVEGDHVLIDGTVEGDVAARISLHINGRVKGRIAYAGTIRLGSSAALEGTISRIPALTYGDGPEATITAAAPTAEAEPAVKV, encoded by the coding sequence ATGACCCAGCAAAGAACCTTCAGTTTGATTCAGGCAGGACTCAGTATCCACGGGCACGTGGCCTGCGATCACGGCGTTAGCTGCTTTGGCCTGGTCGATGGCGATTTGCGTTCATCCCGAGGCTTGGTCCATATCGGTGCGGAAGGGCTGATTCGCGGCACCGTTGAAGGCGATCACGTGCTGATCGATGGCACCGTCGAGGGAGATGTGGCGGCCCGGATTTCCTTGCATATCAATGGCCGCGTGAAAGGCCGGATTGCCTATGCCGGTACCATCCGGCTTGGTAGCTCTGCAGCCCTGGAGGGGACTATCTCGCGGATTCCCGCTCTCACCTATGGCGACGGTCCGGAGGCGACAATCACAGCCGCCGCGCCGACGGCGGAGGCCGAGCCGGCGGTAAAAGTATGA
- a CDS encoding ATP-binding protein has product MELNPPQLQKLLAACIPATLPVLVTGAPGIGKSDIVAGAAMDAGHDLLISHPVVEDPTDSKGLPFPSSDGAHARFLPFGDLERALGARRPLVWFIDDLGQATPAVQAAKMQLLLARRIGEHALPPYVTFVAATNRRVDNAGVSNILDPLKSRFATIVELTTSVEDWTRWAVATNQPPELIAFLRFKPDLLLSENRTREIENLPSPRSWGMVGKLSKVVPAELEHVAFAGAVGEGAATEFVSFKRLFREMPSPDGVLAAPATAPIPTDIAVQYGIATALARLANANNFDRVMVYANRLHEAGLGEFAVLLVRDAVERDASIASTPAFIVAQGGPIGAHIRGQ; this is encoded by the coding sequence ATGGAACTGAATCCCCCCCAACTGCAAAAGCTGCTCGCCGCCTGCATTCCGGCCACGTTGCCGGTCCTCGTCACGGGCGCTCCCGGCATCGGCAAGAGCGATATTGTCGCCGGGGCCGCTATGGATGCTGGACACGACCTGCTTATCTCCCACCCCGTAGTCGAAGATCCGACCGATTCGAAGGGCTTGCCCTTCCCGTCATCGGACGGCGCCCACGCACGCTTCCTGCCCTTCGGGGATCTGGAGCGCGCGCTGGGTGCCAGGCGTCCGCTGGTCTGGTTTATCGACGACCTGGGCCAGGCCACGCCTGCCGTTCAGGCCGCCAAGATGCAACTGCTGCTGGCCCGCCGGATCGGCGAGCATGCTTTGCCGCCGTATGTCACCTTCGTTGCAGCGACCAATCGCCGCGTCGACAATGCCGGCGTTTCAAACATCCTGGATCCGCTGAAGTCACGCTTCGCGACCATCGTGGAACTGACGACTTCGGTCGAGGACTGGACGCGCTGGGCGGTGGCAACGAACCAACCGCCGGAGCTGATCGCGTTCTTACGCTTCAAGCCCGATTTGCTGCTGTCTGAGAACAGGACTCGCGAAATCGAGAACCTTCCCAGCCCCCGAAGCTGGGGAATGGTCGGCAAGCTGTCGAAGGTGGTCCCTGCCGAGCTCGAGCACGTGGCCTTCGCCGGCGCGGTCGGGGAGGGTGCTGCAACGGAGTTTGTCTCGTTCAAGCGCCTCTTCCGCGAGATGCCGTCTCCGGATGGCGTGCTCGCGGCGCCCGCTACCGCACCGATCCCGACCGATATCGCGGTGCAGTACGGCATTGCCACGGCGCTCGCGCGCCTGGCCAACGCCAACAACTTCGATCGCGTGATGGTCTATGCGAATCGGCTCCACGAAGCGGGGCTCGGCGAGTTTGCCGTGCTCCTTGTGCGGGACGCCGTGGAGCGCGATGCGTCGATCGCCAGTACCCCTGCATTCATCGTGGCGCAGGGCGGCCCGATCGGGGCTCACATCCGCGGCCAGTAA
- a CDS encoding glycine zipper 2TM domain-containing protein, translated as MFKRFFLLFLCCAIFTGCAAQPTSPNTYRGSEALRRGSAETVTVLRVRPVTIVDSDGLMSANTGVPGVLGAVVGAVLGARVIGNGNGRYLAGALSGSVSAVIVQTAANHLSRRNGVEVIVRTDNGRQIVVTQDADQQFVTGEQLYLVSGAGGLRLTR; from the coding sequence ATGTTCAAGCGATTCTTCCTGCTTTTCCTTTGCTGCGCCATTTTCACCGGCTGCGCTGCACAGCCGACTTCGCCGAACACCTATCGGGGTTCCGAAGCGCTGCGCCGTGGTAGTGCCGAAACCGTCACCGTCCTCCGGGTCCGTCCCGTCACGATTGTCGACAGCGACGGATTGATGTCCGCAAACACCGGCGTGCCTGGCGTTCTTGGTGCCGTTGTCGGCGCGGTCCTTGGCGCTCGCGTCATTGGCAACGGCAACGGTCGTTATCTGGCTGGCGCCTTGTCGGGCAGCGTCTCCGCGGTGATCGTGCAGACGGCAGCCAACCATCTGAGCCGCCGCAATGGCGTTGAGGTCATTGTCCGCACGGACAACGGCCGGCAGATCGTTGTCACCCAGGATGCCGATCAGCAGTTCGTCACCGGCGAGCAGCTGTACCTTGTCTCGGGTGCCGGCGGTCTTCGCCTGACTCGCTAA
- a CDS encoding metallophosphoesterase family protein, giving the protein MLNEGESLRLGHFSDLHYSPSHLAEADHCFGFAVDDAIASGCHVGVVSGDSTDHRLDAHTPALSALARQIHRLSAHMPVLLLQGTYSHEPPGTLDLFRLIGAHHPVYVADRIHQVALCAGQFVPSDGPVFSPAEIDVLMAQHGMPEVVFTCVPTVNKAVLAAAAGVANAATAVGDQLAHYLAAAGAINRQWRSWGVRTVGVSHGTVNGCQTEHGVPMAGFDHEFTIGALFEAECDAFMLGHIHRAQQWEREGRVVAYPGSIGRFHYGEIGEKGYLQWQVTPGHATASLVATPARATVCVDFDGPPDMARLADIAMEAAEKFVRIRWTVNEEHRQLVDRDAVLALFGESAEVKIETRVLPAVRSRAEGISRAASLPEKLSRWGELTGVDTAPLVDRLTMLETLDAQSIADGVLAQLREAGAHEHPRAEVTPSGVERSDPSPDPVAVLASAPLADQSSMDWLTDDLFAGQPA; this is encoded by the coding sequence ATGCTCAACGAAGGCGAAAGCCTGCGTCTGGGTCATTTCTCAGACCTGCACTACTCGCCCAGCCATCTGGCCGAGGCGGACCATTGCTTTGGCTTTGCGGTCGACGATGCGATTGCGTCGGGCTGCCACGTCGGGGTCGTGTCGGGAGATTCCACCGATCATCGTCTTGACGCGCACACGCCAGCGTTGTCCGCGCTCGCACGGCAGATTCACCGGCTGTCGGCCCACATGCCCGTCCTGCTCCTGCAGGGCACTTACAGTCATGAGCCACCGGGCACGCTGGACCTGTTCCGACTCATCGGTGCGCACCATCCCGTATACGTAGCCGATCGCATCCATCAGGTCGCGCTGTGCGCGGGGCAGTTTGTACCGTCGGACGGCCCGGTTTTCTCGCCCGCGGAAATCGACGTGCTGATGGCCCAGCACGGCATGCCCGAAGTGGTCTTCACCTGCGTGCCGACCGTCAACAAGGCGGTACTGGCTGCTGCCGCCGGCGTGGCCAACGCAGCGACGGCGGTGGGCGACCAGCTTGCCCACTACCTGGCCGCGGCTGGCGCTATCAATCGCCAATGGCGGTCATGGGGCGTGCGCACGGTCGGCGTGTCGCACGGCACGGTGAACGGCTGCCAGACCGAGCACGGCGTACCCATGGCCGGCTTCGACCATGAGTTCACCATTGGCGCGCTGTTCGAGGCCGAGTGTGACGCCTTCATGCTTGGCCATATCCACCGCGCTCAGCAATGGGAGCGGGAGGGCAGGGTAGTGGCATATCCCGGCTCCATCGGGCGATTCCACTACGGCGAGATCGGGGAGAAGGGATACCTGCAGTGGCAGGTGACCCCCGGACATGCCACGGCCTCGTTGGTGGCCACGCCTGCACGCGCGACGGTGTGTGTGGACTTCGATGGCCCGCCGGACATGGCAAGGCTCGCCGACATTGCCATGGAAGCCGCTGAGAAGTTCGTGCGCATTCGTTGGACGGTCAACGAGGAGCATCGTCAACTGGTCGACCGTGACGCGGTTCTAGCGCTGTTCGGAGAAAGCGCCGAGGTCAAGATCGAGACGCGCGTCTTGCCGGCCGTGCGTAGCCGCGCTGAAGGCATCAGCCGGGCGGCCAGTCTGCCGGAAAAGCTCTCCCGCTGGGGTGAGCTGACCGGCGTTGACACTGCCCCGTTGGTAGACCGTTTGACCATGCTGGAAACGCTCGATGCACAGTCGATCGCGGACGGCGTGCTCGCCCAACTGCGCGAGGCTGGTGCGCATGAGCATCCCCGAGCGGAAGTGACACCAAGCGGTGTTGAACGCTCCGACCCGAGCCCGGACCCCGTGGCGGTTCTCGCGTCGGCGCCGCTGGCCGACCAGTCAAGTATGGACTGGCTCACCGATGACCTGTTCGCGGGGCAACCCGCCTAA
- a CDS encoding recombination directionality factor, translating into MHAPITYSGFDGPRSLLEERPMRPPIIGKIRPGIKVLTRKARENPEAVRIHDAMLAQGHSFESIGIQIERKTQLRNALVPKNVPWFTCRGSDFANPAVADDILQRYGEDRGDGNGLKLWRFPVVFAFDDWLRNMPNELVTYTASGRQFFSEYGPDGLRYCKTYALVQRDARANRAKRVWGGRPVILRQDDAIPDGRCDPHSCPQYQQGFCNLSASFLFAVPSTRGLGLIELPTTSIYVLQKAHAAMQTVALARGRLVGVQFFLSKQEVEISRIEPESGKPVRQMQWLITLDADLDLAGLLDGSDRPELAHVEAAQHAIAALEGTPEVSQQRESSGDSPPEDERALPDAQAQHAADEDLAAEFNELAGRLGFGNEQDRMDLRVFLQNSFGAGWTKRPEAVRQVVNDMRIALANNPVAYREQVKAIAAEISP; encoded by the coding sequence ATGCATGCACCCATTACCTACAGCGGCTTCGACGGACCGAGAAGCCTTCTAGAAGAGCGGCCCATGCGGCCGCCTATCATCGGCAAGATCCGGCCGGGAATCAAAGTCCTGACTCGCAAGGCCCGGGAGAATCCCGAAGCCGTGCGAATCCATGACGCGATGCTTGCCCAAGGGCATTCATTTGAGTCGATCGGCATCCAGATCGAGCGCAAGACCCAATTGCGCAACGCCCTCGTGCCGAAGAACGTGCCATGGTTTACCTGTCGAGGATCGGACTTCGCGAATCCTGCCGTAGCCGACGACATCCTACAGCGCTACGGCGAAGACCGCGGCGATGGCAATGGCCTGAAGCTATGGCGCTTCCCCGTGGTGTTCGCCTTCGATGACTGGCTGCGCAACATGCCAAATGAGCTGGTGACGTACACGGCCAGCGGCAGGCAGTTCTTTTCGGAGTACGGACCGGACGGCTTGCGCTACTGCAAGACCTACGCGCTGGTGCAACGCGATGCGCGAGCCAATCGTGCGAAGCGCGTGTGGGGTGGTCGACCTGTCATCCTCCGTCAGGACGATGCTATCCCGGACGGCCGGTGCGATCCACACAGCTGCCCGCAGTACCAACAAGGCTTCTGCAATCTGTCTGCCTCGTTCTTGTTCGCAGTTCCGAGCACTCGGGGCCTGGGCTTGATCGAATTGCCGACAACGTCAATTTATGTCCTGCAGAAGGCGCACGCGGCCATGCAGACTGTCGCGCTGGCACGTGGGCGTCTGGTCGGGGTCCAGTTCTTTCTGAGCAAGCAGGAGGTCGAGATCAGCCGGATCGAGCCTGAATCCGGCAAGCCGGTTCGGCAGATGCAGTGGCTCATCACCCTCGATGCGGATCTCGATCTGGCCGGGCTGCTTGACGGCTCCGATCGGCCGGAGCTCGCGCATGTCGAAGCCGCGCAACACGCGATCGCAGCGCTCGAGGGCACACCGGAAGTGTCGCAGCAGCGTGAGTCTTCAGGCGATTCTCCGCCAGAGGATGAGCGTGCGTTGCCCGACGCGCAGGCCCAGCACGCGGCCGATGAAGACCTGGCCGCGGAGTTCAACGAGCTCGCCGGGCGCCTCGGCTTCGGCAACGAGCAGGATCGCATGGATCTGCGTGTATTTCTGCAGAACAGCTTTGGCGCCGGATGGACGAAGCGGCCCGAAGCGGTTCGGCAGGTGGTGAACGACATGCGCATTGCGTTGGCGAATAACCCGGTCGCATACCGCGAGCAGGTGAAGGCTATCGCCGCCGAGATCTCTCCCTGA
- a CDS encoding PRTRC system ThiF family protein gives MIEHRIPEIMTRRAWNVVVVGAGGTGSALLPNLARLHHAMLELGHPGGIECTVYDDDTVSETNVGRQGFYPVDVGQPKATLLVNRLNNLMGTRWEARVCRVGSRDRFTCDMVVGCVDTRKARKAILGAMSRGIGGYYLDCGNESDSGQVILGQVRGKAAERLPHVGDLFPELLDPKGDKKDTAPSCSMAEALSKQSLVINQAMAVQAYNLLWTLFRTGTLQYCGAFVNLAVGRTNPLPVDPQAWERFGYHLPEPKRRAKPAPRQAV, from the coding sequence ATGATCGAGCATCGTATTCCGGAGATCATGACCCGGCGCGCCTGGAATGTCGTCGTCGTCGGTGCTGGCGGTACCGGCAGCGCCTTGCTACCCAATCTGGCGCGGCTGCATCACGCCATGCTCGAACTGGGCCACCCCGGTGGCATCGAGTGCACGGTCTACGATGATGATACGGTCAGCGAGACCAATGTCGGCCGTCAGGGCTTCTATCCCGTGGACGTCGGTCAGCCCAAGGCGACTTTGCTGGTCAACCGGCTCAACAATCTGATGGGAACGCGCTGGGAAGCGCGCGTCTGTCGCGTTGGTAGCCGGGATCGCTTTACCTGCGACATGGTGGTCGGCTGCGTCGACACACGGAAGGCTCGCAAGGCCATCCTGGGCGCGATGAGCCGGGGGATCGGTGGCTACTATCTTGACTGCGGCAACGAGTCGGACAGTGGCCAGGTCATCCTCGGCCAGGTTCGCGGCAAGGCCGCTGAGCGCCTGCCTCACGTGGGCGATCTCTTTCCGGAGCTGTTGGACCCGAAGGGGGACAAGAAGGACACGGCTCCGTCGTGCTCCATGGCCGAAGCACTTAGCAAGCAGTCGCTGGTCATCAATCAGGCGATGGCGGTGCAAGCGTACAACCTGCTGTGGACGCTGTTTCGCACGGGTACCTTGCAGTACTGCGGCGCGTTTGTGAATCTGGCGGTGGGTCGCACGAATCCGCTGCCAGTGGATCCCCAGGCTTGGGAACGATTCGGGTATCACCTCCCCGAGCCGAAGCGGCGTGCGAAACCCGCCCCGCGCCAAGCCGTTTGA
- a CDS encoding PRTRC system protein A, with protein sequence MHPADVTLQQSFPSIMVPRLSRLEPMTRAGERLLIAANGVFLEITRPWLRVVRRLGGFQHRTAIPYGNASEETDLLCGRIPARLIGEFAELARAAYPKETGAWVVWNTKDPAFRLVPVQILEHSAGHLKYDRPVLADGDVLVVDCHSHGRSPAFFSPTDDEDDRHDVKFAFVLGNCAAAVPSLALRLCAKGIFEVIETVPAEWYAAASLEVLA encoded by the coding sequence ATGCATCCTGCCGATGTGACCCTGCAACAATCCTTCCCGTCCATCATGGTTCCGCGCCTTTCCAGGCTCGAACCCATGACCCGGGCGGGGGAACGGCTGCTCATCGCAGCCAACGGCGTGTTCCTCGAGATCACGCGCCCTTGGCTAAGGGTCGTTCGCCGGCTTGGCGGTTTTCAGCATCGCACGGCTATCCCGTATGGCAACGCGAGCGAAGAGACGGATCTACTGTGCGGCCGCATTCCCGCACGATTGATCGGCGAGTTTGCCGAATTGGCGCGCGCCGCGTATCCCAAGGAAACGGGTGCGTGGGTGGTGTGGAATACCAAGGACCCTGCCTTCAGGCTGGTTCCGGTGCAGATCCTCGAGCACAGTGCGGGTCACCTGAAGTATGACCGGCCAGTGTTGGCAGACGGTGACGTGCTGGTGGTGGACTGCCATTCCCATGGCCGATCACCTGCATTCTTCTCGCCCACGGACGATGAAGACGACCGGCACGACGTGAAGTTTGCGTTTGTGTTGGGCAACTGCGCCGCGGCTGTGCCTTCTTTGGCCCTCCGGCTTTGTGCCAAGGGAATCTTCGAGGTCATCGAGACGGTGCCGGCAGAGTGGTATGCGGCGGCGTCCTTGGAGGTATTGGCATGA
- a CDS encoding DUF7696 family protein translates to MPAAWRNLCEAAHVASLPEAARAAFLSTVTTQRGADTALRLREHGASIRANVVRFLSERRMNACMHPLPTAASTDREAF, encoded by the coding sequence ATGCCGGCAGCCTGGCGCAACCTTTGTGAGGCGGCACACGTCGCAAGTCTTCCGGAAGCCGCTCGTGCGGCCTTCCTTTCCACCGTAACGACCCAGCGCGGGGCAGACACAGCCTTGCGCCTACGGGAGCATGGTGCGTCCATCCGGGCGAACGTCGTTCGATTTCTCTCAGAAAGGAGAATGAACGCATGCATGCACCCATTACCTACAGCGGCTTCGACGGACCGAGAAGCCTTCTAG
- a CDS encoding DUF3150 domain-containing protein, with translation MNITNLTSRVMLSTLNISLWRARRFDTRATQEVEAKHEAKDIGRFNKRLLTDGATSYKEVCAIGNRARSLFDSHSLDYDQLGVRLLPTTVYMEVAEKLRALRDEFDGAKAQFLADYPRLKDEARVALNGLFDEADYPTEAELRKKFGIRFSVLPFPDASQFGIDLPPDVLQGIRDEMDARVMGAVKTANNDLVGRLYEAVQHFANRLYGEGNVRLDVADKVRELSTLLPKLNFSEDPVLADLLATTQDQLACYTGAQLKDDPLLRLNVAERAMEIEAQMAAFMGGPPPAMTREQSDMPMLQLLAA, from the coding sequence ATGAACATTACCAATCTGACGTCTCGCGTCATGCTCTCGACCCTCAACATCTCGCTCTGGCGCGCGCGTCGTTTCGACACCCGTGCCACGCAGGAGGTGGAGGCTAAGCACGAGGCCAAGGACATTGGTCGCTTCAACAAGCGGCTACTGACCGACGGTGCAACGTCCTACAAGGAGGTCTGCGCCATCGGCAATCGTGCACGCTCGCTGTTCGATAGCCACTCACTGGACTACGATCAGCTGGGCGTGCGTCTGCTGCCGACAACTGTCTATATGGAGGTCGCGGAGAAGCTGCGTGCCCTGCGGGACGAGTTTGACGGCGCCAAGGCACAGTTTCTGGCCGACTATCCTCGTCTGAAGGACGAAGCGCGCGTCGCGCTCAACGGTCTCTTCGACGAGGCGGATTATCCGACCGAGGCAGAGCTGCGCAAGAAGTTCGGTATCCGCTTCTCCGTGCTGCCTTTCCCCGATGCTAGCCAGTTCGGCATCGATCTGCCTCCCGACGTGCTGCAAGGCATCCGCGATGAGATGGATGCGCGGGTCATGGGAGCTGTGAAAACGGCCAACAATGACCTGGTCGGCCGTCTGTATGAGGCCGTGCAACACTTCGCCAACCGCCTGTACGGGGAGGGCAACGTGCGGCTTGACGTGGCCGACAAGGTGCGCGAGCTGAGCACGCTACTGCCGAAGCTGAACTTCTCCGAAGACCCCGTGCTCGCGGACCTCCTCGCCACGACCCAGGACCAGCTTGCCTGCTACACCGGAGCGCAGCTGAAGGATGACCCGCTGCTGCGGCTGAATGTGGCTGAGCGCGCGATGGAAATCGAAGCGCAGATGGCCGCATTCATGGGTGGCCCGCCGCCGGCGATGACGCGCGAGCAGAGCGACATGCCCATGCTGCAATTGCTTGCTGCGTGA